One Megalops cyprinoides isolate fMegCyp1 chromosome 17, fMegCyp1.pri, whole genome shotgun sequence DNA window includes the following coding sequences:
- the LOC118792384 gene encoding opsin-5-like, which produces MTDSVSKYVSKLSPIVDYGTGAFLLIVAVMTIVGNGAVLVAARKRASRLKPPELLSVNLAFTDLGAAVTMYPLAIASAWNHGWLGGEASCIYYGLMGLLFGVASIMTLTIMAVVRLITTAMSHIPASRVPSWTRVWRAIVAVWLYSLLWCLFPLIGWGSYGPEPFGTACSVTWTNSHQSWNRSTFVLLFFTLCVLLPLSTLMLCYARIAYTHYQVYRTLKHHRTISISNQTTRRLTLMSVMVSAGFVVSWGPYAAVSVWSVFCANENIPPFLTLLPCLFAKSSTVYNPFIYYAFSKSFRREVSALKPSCQLSKSSQSDSDNQPAVHWKRGGHLQVLPQPCMCDTVRVGGYLEERGLPTVERTGGPGGSVP; this is translated from the exons ATGACTGATAGTGTCTCCAAGTACGTCTCCAAATTGTCTCCCATTGTGGATTATGGAACAGGTGCATTTTTACTGATTGTTG CCGTTATGACCATCGTGGGGAACGGGGCAGTTTTGGTGGCCGCCCGAAAGAGGGCTTCCCGTCTGAAGCCCCCGGAGCTCCTGAGCGTGAACCTGGCTTTCACTGATCTGGGAGCAGCCGTGACCATGTACCCGCTGGCCATCGCCTCGGCCTGGAACCATGGCTGGCTCGGGGGAGAGGCCTCCTGCATTTACTACGGCCTGATGGGCCTCCTCTTCGGAGTCGCCAGCATCATGACTCTCACCATCATGGCAGTGGTGAGACTGATCACGACAGCTATGTCTCATATTCCAG CCAGCAGGGTCCCGAGCTGGACAAGAGTCTGGAGGGCAATCGTGGCAGTGTGGCTCTACTCCCTGCTGTGGTGTCTGTTCCCTCTGATTGGTTGGGGGAGCTACGGCCCTGAGCCTTTTGGCACCGCCTGCTCCGTCACCTGGACTAATTCCCATCAGTCCTGGAACAGGTCGACCTTTGTGCTCCTCTTCTTCACCCTCTGTGTCCTGCTCCCCTTGTCCACACTGATGCTGTGCTACGCCAGGATTGCCTACACACACTATCAGGTGTACCGCACCTTAAAGCACCACAGGACAATATCCATATCCAACCAGACCACCCGGAGGCTCACTCTG ATGTCTGTAATGGTCAGCGCTGGTTTTGTGGTCAGCTGGGGGCCCTATGCGGCAgtcagtgtgtggtcagtgttcTGCGCCAACGAGAACATTCCGCCTTTCCTcaccctgctgccctgcctctTCGCCAAGTCGTCCACCGTCTACAACCCCTTCATCTACTACGCCTTCAGCAAGTCCTTCCGCCGAGAGGTCAGCGCGCTGAAGCCCTCCTGCCAACTCAGCAAGTCCAGCCAGAGCGACTCGGACAACCAGCCCGCGGTCCACTGGAAGAGGGGAGGGCACTTGCAAGTCCTGCCCCAGCCCTGCATGTGCGATACAGTCAGGGTAGGAGGATacctggaggagagaggtcTGCCTACAGTGGAAAGAACAGGGGGACCTGGGGGATCTGTTCCGTAA